TCCAGCGTTCCGAGCACCGAATCGGGCCGCCAGGGCTGGCCGTCCAGACAGATGAACGCATAGGGCCCATGGCCCTCCGGCGGTACTACCAGCTCCAGCTTGCGACAGATCGGATGCTCCTGATTCGACACCCCCAGTAAACTGCAACCCCAGAGCATGACCACGACCAGTAACCAGGCTATCCGCATAATGCCCCCCAGCTTTTTGCTGCGTGCTTCAGACCAACAGGACCGGGGCCAGACCTGGCCCCGGCCCCGCTGCTTACCGAATCCGCATCAATGTCCGCGTCAGCGTCCGTTCACCAACCCGCAACACCACCACGTAGCGCCCCGCCGGCCACGAGCCCGTCGCCAGCACCTCCCGGTGCCAGCCCGCCGCCATGCGACCCGGCCGCCGACGCACCACCTCCCGGCCCAGCACGTCGTAGACCACCAGCTCCACCTCCGACGCCGTCGGCAACCCGAACCGCACCACCACCTGATCCCCCGCCGGGTTCGGATACACCCCCGCCAGCACCGCCTCCAACGGCCACGCCGCCTCCAACCGCTCCCGAACTACCTGCAGCGAATCATCACCCGCTCGCTTGCACGGTGTCCCCAGCTCGTCCTCACACAGATACTCCA
This DNA window, taken from Rhodothermus profundi, encodes the following:
- a CDS encoding T9SS type A sorting domain-containing protein, translated to MQSSDGQTYTVTREIYVEYLCEDELGTPCKRAGDDSLQVVRERLEAAWPLEAVLAGVYPNPAGDQVVVRFGLPTASEVELVVYDVLGREVVRRRPGRMAAGWHREVLATGSWPAGRYVVVLRVGERTLTRTLMRIR